In Carassius carassius chromosome 5, fCarCar2.1, whole genome shotgun sequence, one genomic interval encodes:
- the LOC132140498 gene encoding WD repeat-containing protein 54-like, with product MQVTWCVLPSRDLLVLTSQKGIQMNESDGSIMVYWHALDMPETPTAKAVFARGIAAVREKYICVGVSSGSVLVFDVPSKGSNITLSKVLEEHKEAITDMASECSGNLECIADLVSADDSGLLCVWKSGEDFQLLNKIPGFDTSCSSVKLWKGIVIAGYGTGQIRLYEGVTGILHAEVNAHARWIYSLDIAPFTGLLISAAEDSWVRVWHLSLTPETNSVEIEHMYNECVTDTQIFGAKFCETGISRRGKWDQTHRQMLDEGDWLETRRDRKRSEKEVDFMLMIHLVISRVRRVHTPPAPTAAPEPRLLCCVL from the exons ATGCAGGTAA CCTGGTGTGTCCTGCCCTCAAGAGATCTTCTTGTTCTCACCTCTCAGAAGGGGATCCAG ATGAATGAATCGGATGGATCAATTATGGTCTATTGGCATGCACTGGACATGCCAGAGACCCCTACTG CGAAAGCAGTTTTTGCCCGAGGAATTGCTGCGGTGcgggaaaaatatatttgtgtag GGGTCTCATCTGGCTCAGTGCTGGTGTTTGACGTTCCCAGTAAAGGCAGTAACATCACCCTGTCCAAGGTTTTGGAGGAACATAAAGAGGCAATCACAGACATGGCCTCTGAGTGCTCAGGCAATCTG gAGTGCATTGCTGATTTAGTAAGTGCTGATGACTCTGGCCTCCTCTGTGTGTGGAAATCAGGAGAAGATTTTCAACTGCTCAACAAGATCCCAGGTTTTGA CACAAGTTGTTCTTCAGTAAAACTCTGGAAGGGCATTGTCATTGCTGGCTATGGGACGGGACAGATCCGTCTGTATGAGGGGGTCACAGGTATACTGCATGCAGAAGTCAATGCCCATGCACGCTGGATCTACTCACTGGATATCGCCCCATTCACTGGACTG CTGATCTCTGCAGCAGAAGACTCCTGGGTTCGAGTATGGCATCTGAGCTTGACTCCAGAGACTAATAGTGTAGAG ATTGAGCACATGTACAATGAGTGTGTGACTGATACACAGATCTTTGGAGCCAAGTTCTGTGAA ACTGGAATCAGCAGGAGGGGGAAGTGGGATCAGACACACAGACAAATGCTGGACGAGGGAGATTGGCTGGAGACAAGGAGGGATAGAAAGCGGAGTGAGAAAGAAGTTGACTTCATGCTGATGATTCATCTGGTCATCTCCAGAGTGAGACGTGTGCACACTCCACCCGCTCCAACAGCTGCTCCCGAGCCCCGTCTCCTCTGCTGTGTCCTGTGA